In Lachnospiraceae bacterium, one DNA window encodes the following:
- a CDS encoding DEAD/DEAH box helicase, which yields MRWSHLFSSTIRNRGFLYYKNGHVEKVHKAGNTYTGTVTGSSSHIYQVTVTVKNDVVRSMSCTCPYAQGRIGCKHEAAVLYMIEQEPELIQDSGPAKPEKPDPPLNPLILDQLMASPGKYTYFHPEEMGKSLPITTSMWEKALDFVREGKLKLSSMNTTFSGGYYYSQDDSLKLDITGSFPKSESSYRPEVRMTCDSTHILQCNCTYKGCNAHYDIGSRFGAKIPCIHGLGLYYLAGLKIKKEKPGDATDRGGQDFLSRFQIFNIQNKLLDIADQLPGETLELEARLNDKYFDGLTVSFRIGTKSLYIIKDLTHFVDQMEKKAVAPFGTKTTLKLGEEYLTEQGKRYYAFIKKYITEQNRYNAYYRHSPGQSYYAEEIKQELPLFGQRIDDLYEAIGNHTIELSSYDRSKKKKEMLTCHDASLPLSLELSPVYTVTGYSAPLTDASENSLPFDECFDGICITGSLHETINGANASYYVAPPYFNRISKDRIKEIAPLAAMAYDGQLQFTIGRRNLSQFYYKTLPWMRSIADVDESKLGEIQPLLPPKAHFSFYLDTEENRISCKAEVSYGEQFTAPLVKRELSEILPETFRDPDREFDAAQTVLSYFPFTEANGRYHSEKDESSIFEILTKGIDRFLSLGDVHTTDRFRRITIRKTPKLSVGISLDNGLLDLSISAEGISNEELLEILKSYQKKKKFFRLKNGDFLKLEEDAEDNLLILEGLFDQLQISPKDFVKGKMHLPAYRALYLNRLMEQSEELYTQRDRHFKQLIREFKSVNDTDFEVPEHLKATMRNYQSDGYKWIRLLDHFGFGGILADEMGLGKTLQAISVLSACKAENGHCHTLVVTPASLVYNWCEEIHRFAPKLQAAPVSGTQTERQLILEKQGDYDILVTSYDLLKRDIDQYDALKFDFQILDEAQYIKNHTTAASKAVKVIHSKTRLALTGTPIENRLSELWSIFDYLMPGFLYKYETFKKSFETPIVKNKDMAASERLRQMTAPFILRRLKKDVLRDLPEKLEEVRYAKPEKKQLDLYNGQLVHMQKLLKNQNEDDFNKNKLKVLAELTRIRQICCDPSLCFEDYNGGSAKREACMELIASAAESGHKMLVFSQFTSMLELLEKDLKASGLSWYKITGSTPKEERIRLVKAFNEDSVPVFLISLKAGGTGLNLTGADIVIHYDPWWNLAVQNQATDRAHRLGQTKTVTVYKLIMKDSIEEKILKLQEAKKDLADEILKGENGNLGSLSQEELRELIG from the coding sequence AGCCGGATCCGCCTTTAAATCCCCTTATTTTAGATCAGCTTATGGCATCTCCCGGAAAATACACCTACTTTCATCCGGAAGAAATGGGAAAGTCCCTTCCCATCACCACTTCCATGTGGGAAAAGGCACTGGATTTTGTGCGTGAAGGCAAGCTTAAATTAAGCAGCATGAACACCACATTTTCCGGAGGATACTACTATTCCCAGGATGATTCCCTGAAGCTGGATATTACCGGCAGCTTTCCCAAATCTGAATCTTCCTACCGGCCAGAAGTCAGGATGACCTGCGATTCCACCCATATCCTCCAATGTAACTGTACTTACAAAGGCTGCAATGCCCATTATGACATTGGATCTCGTTTCGGTGCAAAGATCCCCTGTATCCATGGTCTTGGGCTGTATTATCTTGCAGGTTTAAAAATTAAAAAAGAAAAGCCCGGTGATGCCACTGACCGTGGTGGTCAGGATTTTCTCAGCCGCTTTCAGATTTTTAATATTCAAAATAAGCTTTTGGACATTGCAGACCAGCTTCCTGGAGAAACATTAGAATTAGAGGCCCGGCTTAACGATAAATACTTTGATGGGCTGACTGTTTCCTTCCGTATTGGCACTAAATCCCTGTATATAATTAAAGATCTGACACACTTTGTAGATCAGATGGAGAAAAAGGCTGTAGCCCCATTCGGCACAAAAACCACCTTAAAACTGGGAGAAGAATACCTTACAGAACAGGGAAAACGCTACTATGCTTTCATAAAAAAATACATTACCGAGCAAAACAGATACAATGCTTATTACCGCCATTCACCTGGCCAGTCATATTATGCAGAAGAAATAAAGCAAGAACTTCCTCTCTTTGGCCAGCGCATTGACGATCTGTACGAAGCCATTGGAAATCACACAATAGAGCTGTCCTCCTATGACAGATCCAAAAAGAAGAAAGAAATGCTCACCTGCCACGATGCATCTCTCCCTCTTTCCTTAGAGCTGTCACCTGTGTACACAGTAACAGGCTACTCAGCACCCTTGACAGATGCCAGTGAAAATTCACTGCCATTTGATGAATGTTTCGATGGCATCTGCATAACCGGTTCTCTTCACGAAACCATTAACGGTGCAAATGCTTCTTATTATGTAGCGCCACCTTATTTTAACCGCATTTCCAAGGACCGGATAAAAGAGATTGCTCCACTGGCAGCTATGGCTTATGACGGCCAGCTTCAATTCACCATCGGCCGCCGAAATCTGTCTCAGTTTTACTATAAAACACTGCCATGGATGCGAAGCATTGCAGACGTAGACGAATCAAAGCTGGGCGAAATACAGCCTCTGCTTCCCCCAAAAGCCCATTTTTCCTTCTATCTGGACACAGAAGAAAACAGGATCAGCTGTAAAGCAGAAGTTTCCTATGGTGAGCAGTTCACAGCCCCACTGGTTAAAAGAGAGCTGTCAGAAATATTACCGGAAACCTTCCGTGATCCAGACCGGGAATTTGATGCTGCACAAACCGTCTTAAGCTACTTTCCCTTTACAGAAGCAAATGGCCGTTACCACAGCGAAAAAGACGAAAGTTCCATCTTTGAAATTTTAACTAAAGGCATAGATCGCTTCCTCTCACTTGGCGATGTTCATACCACAGACCGCTTCCGCAGGATCACCATCCGCAAAACACCAAAGCTTTCCGTGGGCATTTCCCTGGATAATGGCTTACTGGACCTGTCTATTTCAGCAGAAGGCATTTCCAACGAAGAGCTGCTGGAAATCCTGAAAAGCTACCAGAAAAAGAAGAAATTCTTCCGCCTGAAAAATGGGGATTTTCTGAAATTAGAAGAGGACGCTGAAGATAATCTTCTCATACTGGAAGGCCTGTTCGATCAGCTGCAGATCTCCCCAAAAGACTTTGTAAAAGGGAAAATGCACCTTCCGGCTTACCGGGCACTGTACTTAAACCGTCTGATGGAACAGTCCGAAGAACTGTATACACAGCGCGACCGCCATTTTAAACAGCTGATCCGTGAATTTAAGTCTGTTAATGACACTGACTTTGAAGTGCCAGAACATTTAAAAGCCACCATGCGTAATTATCAGTCAGACGGATATAAATGGATCCGGCTTTTAGACCACTTTGGATTTGGCGGTATCCTTGCAGATGAAATGGGTCTTGGAAAAACCCTTCAGGCCATTTCTGTCCTGTCTGCCTGCAAAGCAGAAAATGGACACTGCCATACATTAGTAGTAACTCCCGCTTCTCTTGTATACAACTGGTGCGAAGAAATACATCGTTTCGCCCCAAAATTGCAGGCAGCTCCAGTAAGCGGCACCCAGACAGAACGGCAGCTGATCCTTGAAAAACAGGGGGATTACGATATTCTGGTCACATCCTATGACCTTTTAAAAAGAGATATCGATCAGTATGACGCACTGAAATTCGATTTCCAGATCCTGGATGAAGCGCAGTATATTAAAAATCACACTACAGCCGCTTCAAAAGCCGTAAAAGTGATCCATAGTAAGACCCGGCTGGCATTAACCGGCACTCCGATTGAAAACCGCCTCAGCGAACTGTGGAGTATTTTTGATTATCTCATGCCTGGTTTCCTGTATAAATATGAAACCTTCAAAAAAAGCTTTGAGACACCCATTGTAAAAAACAAGGATATGGCTGCATCCGAAAGACTCCGACAGATGACTGCCCCCTTTATCCTGCGCCGCCTAAAAAAAGACGTTCTCCGGGATCTTCCGGAAAAACTGGAAGAAGTACGCTACGCAAAACCGGAGAAAAAGCAGCTGGATCTGTACAACGGCCAGCTGGTGCATATGCAGAAACTGCTGAAAAACCAGAACGAAGACGATTTTAACAAAAACAAGCTGAAAGTACTGGCTGAACTTACAAGGATACGCCAGATCTGCTGCGACCCGTCCCTTTGTTTTGAAGACTACAACGGCGGTTCTGCCAAGCGGGAAGCCTGCATGGAGCTGATCGCAAGCGCAGCTGAAAGCGGCCACAAAATGCTGGTATTTTCCCAGTTTACTTCTATGCTCGAATTGCTGGAAAAAGACCTGAAAGCATCCGGTCTCTCCTGGTATAAAATAACCGGCTCCACCCCAAAAGAAGAACGTATCCGTCTGGTAAAAGCATTTAACGAAGACTCTGTTCCTGTTTTCCTAATCTCCTTAAAAGCTGGCGGAACCGGTCTGAACCTTACCGGTGCTGACATCGTCATCCACTACGATCCATGGTGGAATCTGGCAGTCCAAAACCAGGCCACTGACCGCGCCCACCGCTTAGGCCAGACCAAAACCGTCACTGTATACAAACTGATCATGAAAGACTCCATTGAAGAAAAGATCCTCAAACTACAGGAAGCCAAAAAAGACCTTGCTGATGAGATCCTAAAGGGTGAAAACGGAAACCTTGGAAGCCTTAGCCAGGAGGAACTGCGGGAGTTGATCGGGTAA